The Haloprofundus salinisoli region GACGCGCGTGCTCGCCGGGGCCGTCGCCGCCGCGGCCGGCGCGAGAGCTGACGAGTAGCCGCCTCCGGTCGCCGCCGCCGAACATCGAAACCCGCAAGCCCGCGGGAACTAACGGAGAGACGATGGAGCGAGGGACGATTCCGCTCGACGACCTGGCCGGGGAGTTCGACCTCCAAGCGACCGTCGAGAGCGGTCAGTCGTATCTCTGGGACCGCGCCGACGGCGGCATGTACGAGACGATAGTCGCCCACGGCGGCGACCACTGGTACGAGACGGTCGTGCCCCGGATAGACGGCGTGAGCGACGAGCAGGCGGTTTTGCGCGTGCGACAGGTCGGCGACCCCGCCACCGGGAGATTGGAGTGGGAGTCGAACGTCGACGCCGTACCGCTTCTCACCCACCTGCTGCGCCTCGACGACGACCTCGACGCGATTCTCGGCGCGACCCCAGACGACCCGCTGCTCCGCCGGGCCTACGACGCTTACCGCGGCATGCGACTCGTCCGCGACCCGCCGTTCGCCTGTCTCATCTCGTTCATCTGCTCGGCGCAGATGCGCGTCTCGCGCATTCACGGCATGCAGACGGCGATGGCCCGCGAGTTCGGCGACCGGTTCGAGTTCGACGGCGAGACGTACTACGCGTTTCCGACGGCCGCGCAGCTGGCCGAGCGGACCGAGGACGAACTCCGGGAGCTGAAACTCGGCTACCGCGCGCCCTACGTCCGACGGAGCGCGGAGATGGTCGCTTCGGGCGAGGCGCACCCCGACGAGGCGCTTGGCCTCGATTACGAGGACGCCCGCGAGTCGCTGACGCGGTTCGTCGGCGTCGGCGACAAGGTGGCCGACTGCGTCCTCCTCTTCTCGCTGGGCTTTCTGGAAGCGGTCCCGCTGGACACGTGGATTCAGACGGCCATCGCCGACCACTACCCCGACTGCGAACGGGGCAGCTACCGCGAGACGTCGCGGGCGATACGCGAACGGTTCGGCGGCGACTACGCGGGCTACGCTCAGACGTACGTCTTCTACTACCTGCGCGCCGGCGGCGCGATATAACACCGTCGGCGACGCTCGAGGCACCGGACCCGTCGAGTTTGCTTGACTGTCCGCCTCCGGTGACGAACACGCGACACCGAGCGAAAGTCTATGCGTTTCGATGAGTTACCACTACCCACTATGGACTGCAGAGTCGTCGTAGAGGCGGCCGTGCCCGTCTACGACGTGGGGACGACGGACGAAGCGGTCCGCATCGCTATCTCCAAAACCGGCGAGATGCTCAACCCGGACCTCAACTACGTCGAGATCAATATGGGGAGCCGACAGTCGCCGTCCGGCGAGGAACTCCCGCCGGCGTTCATCGCCGCCGACGAGGCGCTCGTCGCTCTCGAACTGGAGATGACCGTCTTCAACGTCGAACGCGAAGAGCACGCGTCGAGAATCGCCCGAAAAGAGATCGGCCAGCGTCTGGACAACATCCCGCTCAAGGTGCTGGAAGTAACCATCGTCGCCGACGAAACGGACGAAAACGAGGGAGAGAACGCAGAGGGGTCGCCCGACGGGGACGCGCAGAACGACTCCGAGTCGGACGACGACGAGTTGCTGCCGGAGTTCGAGGAGATGGTCGACGAAGAGAGCGACGGCTGACCTGTCGAGGTAGATTCGAGAGAACCTGCAGTCGACGACTCAGTCGGCTTTCGGCGCGACGGTCTCCGGCTCGGTCTCTTCCATCGAGGCCGTGATGCCTTTTGCGAGTTTGAAGACGGCGGCCTTGTGGTCTGTTTTCGACTTGTGAATAGATGTCGGACGAACGCCAAGTTCGTTGTATTCAGTGAGGTCGAGTTCGGTGTCTTTCCAATGTTCCTGCTGGCTTCGTACCTCTGCAAGCAGGCCGTGAAGGTGAATGAGCTCCTGCTTCTTCATGAGCAAATTCTCGTTGATACTCGATGCTTATAGTACTATCTTGAGTCTCGTTAGCACAGTGCTGTGCGAGAGACTCTCTATCTCCCGATAGTGGTGTTTCTATGAGGTGAGGGAGTTTCCGGTCGTGAACGTTTTACCGTCCGCGTGTTGACCGGTGAAATATGGAGTACGACGACCAACTCGAGAGGGCGCTCGCGGAGTCTCCCGACATCGAAAGCACCGGTAGTCGGTTCGAGGTCCCCGACCCGAACGTCCGACCGGAAGGAAACATGACGGTTTTCGAAAACTTCCAGTCGGTGGTCGACAAACTCGACCGCGACGAGTCGGACGTCCTGAAGTTCCTCCAGACAGAACTGGGGACGAGCGGACAGATCGACGAGAGCGGGCGCGCCCGCCTGACGGGAGATTTCCGCCGGGACCGCGTCGCCCGCGCCGTCGAGGAGTACACCGAGGCGTTCGTCCTCTGCCCGGAGTGCGGGCTTCCGGATACGCGCCTCGTCGACGAACGCGAGGCGACGATGCTGAAATGCGACGCCTGCGGCGCGCTGTCGTCGATGGGTCAGTGACGCCGCTCGTGGCGACAGGAACCTGAGGAAGAGACGCTATTCGAACTGCTTTACGGTGTTCAGGTCGGATTCCGTCCGCATGAATTCGGCCAACCGACGCGTCGCGTGACAGTTAGGGCAACTGAAGTTCGCGCGATGGCCGGGCAACTCGCTGGGACCGGACTCCCAGTCTTTTCCACACTCGGGACACAACAAGCGAACGAACGCTTCGACCATACGCCTGACCGACGGGAGCGACTTCAATAAAAGTTTGTGCCGCTCTCACACGCTTCAGGCGAACAGCCCGGCGTCTTCGGCTTCTAGGAGCTCCTTGTACCGGTTGCGGATGGTGACTTCGCTGATGTTGGCGACGTCACTGACCTCGCTCTGGGTCACCTTCTCGTTGGTCAGCAGTGCGGCGGCGTAGACGGACGCCGCGGCGAGACCGACGGGCGACTTCCCGGAGTGGATTCCCTTCTCCTTGGCCGTCTTCAGCAGCTGGCGGGCGCGGCGTTCGGCCTCGTCGGAGAGGTCGAGCGCCGAGGCGAACCGCGGCACGTACTGCTCGGGGTCGGCGGGCTGAATTTCGAGTTTCAGCTCGCGGACGACGTAGCGGTACGTCCGGGTGAGCTCCATCTTCTCGACGCGGGAGACGATCGCGATCTCGTCGAGGCTGCGGGGCATCCCGGCCTGACGCGCGGCGGCGTAGAGACTCGCCGTGGCGACGCC contains the following coding sequences:
- a CDS encoding DNA-3-methyladenine glycosylase family protein, whose translation is MERGTIPLDDLAGEFDLQATVESGQSYLWDRADGGMYETIVAHGGDHWYETVVPRIDGVSDEQAVLRVRQVGDPATGRLEWESNVDAVPLLTHLLRLDDDLDAILGATPDDPLLRRAYDAYRGMRLVRDPPFACLISFICSAQMRVSRIHGMQTAMAREFGDRFEFDGETYYAFPTAAQLAERTEDELRELKLGYRAPYVRRSAEMVASGEAHPDEALGLDYEDARESLTRFVGVGDKVADCVLLFSLGFLEAVPLDTWIQTAIADHYPDCERGSYRETSRAIRERFGGDYAGYAQTYVFYYLRAGGAI
- a CDS encoding DUF555 domain-containing protein, which encodes MDCRVVVEAAVPVYDVGTTDEAVRIAISKTGEMLNPDLNYVEINMGSRQSPSGEELPPAFIAADEALVALELEMTVFNVEREEHASRIARKEIGQRLDNIPLKVLEVTIVADETDENEGENAEGSPDGDAQNDSESDDDELLPEFEEMVDEESDG
- a CDS encoding UPF0058 family protein, which gives rise to MKKQELIHLHGLLAEVRSQQEHWKDTELDLTEYNELGVRPTSIHKSKTDHKAAVFKLAKGITASMEETEPETVAPKAD
- a CDS encoding translation initiation factor IF-2 subunit beta, giving the protein MEYDDQLERALAESPDIESTGSRFEVPDPNVRPEGNMTVFENFQSVVDKLDRDESDVLKFLQTELGTSGQIDESGRARLTGDFRRDRVARAVEEYTEAFVLCPECGLPDTRLVDEREATMLKCDACGALSSMGQ